The proteins below come from a single Chrysoperla carnea chromosome 1, inChrCarn1.1, whole genome shotgun sequence genomic window:
- the LOC123291611 gene encoding uncharacterized protein LOC123291611 has translation MVFTSPVALDSLRRSSNKKVDDQAFEWYNKYHWIVDEIRKYQDEVKRIEKEYAVKKKIVVRPRDNRTVRPFPETTNQMYGWLVQKPEFKLEKYGPDLHPKRPFLPPDYWDEYEDNKNTM, from the exons ATGGTATTTACTTCACCTGTTGCTCTTGATTCTTTGAGGCGATcgtcaaataaaaaagttgatgACCAAGCTTTTGAATGGTATAACAAATATCATTGGATTGTTGACGAAATTCG AAAATATCAAGATGAAgttaaaagaattgaaaaagagTATGCTGTTAAGAAGAAAATTGTTGTAAGGCCTCGTGATAATCGTACAGTAAGACCATTCCCCGAAACAACAAATCAAATGTATGGATGGTTAGTACAAAAGCCAGAattcaaattagaaaaatatggaCCAGATTTACATCCAAAAAGACCATTCCTTCCCCCGGACTATTGGGACGAAtatgaagataataaaaatactatgtaa
- the LOC123305634 gene encoding 28S ribosomal protein S31, mitochondrial, producing MALRIILNKSYIQFPKCYIQPIFVNNYCNKNNKTETKDPSKKKEEASKKLNYLLQSIIKDDNPKIEKAEFSKPKPKNRTKIHVKSDKSKDETKIIKAAEDVAKSLGGNIEKTKSELISRLLSYSDEKKVDTTNMSQLISNMKVESQKTPSRSEQARQILKDKPPIKQRFTRSTSVSQAERLDLFGGDPLNIFSKLETKTENIALKTWKHLQNRELRLAITHPPSNYYQQMILWTEQGKLWKFPIDNEQGMEDEQNVYFADHVFLEPLLDDWCPRQGPIRHFMELVCVGLSKNHFLTATEKRAHIDWFKSYFSEKIDLLKEVGAVPIDHTMQPEQSA from the coding sequence ATGGCATtacgaattattttaaataaatcatatatccAATTTCCAAAATGTTATATTCAGCCAATTTTCgtcaataattattgtaataaaaacaacaaaactgAAACGAAAGACCCATCAAAAAAGAAAGAAGAAgcctcaaaaaaattaaattatcttttacaaTCAATAATTAAAGATGATAACCCTAAAATTGAAAAAGCTGAATTTTCTAAACCAAAACCAAAAAACAGAACGAAGATACACGTGAAGTCTGATAAAAGTAAAGATgaaacgaaaataattaaagCAGCCGAAGATGTCGCAAAATCACTAGGAGgaaatatagaaaaaacaaaatctgaATTAATATCAAGGCTACTATCGTATTCGgatgaaaaaaaagttgatactacgaacatgtctcaattaatttcaaatatgaaaGTAGAAAGCCAAAAAACTCCATCACGCAGTGAACAAGCACggcaaattttaaaagataaaccTCCAATTAAACAACGTTTCACAAGATCAACATCAGTTTCACAAGCAGAACGCTTAGATTTATTTGGGGGAGatccattaaatattttctcaaaattggagacaaaaactgaaaatattgcCTTAAAAACGTGGAAACACCTACAGAATCGTGAATTACGACTAGCTATAACACATCCACCCAgtaattattatcaacaaatgATATTATGGACGGAACAAGGAAAATTATGGAAGTTTCCAATAGATAATGAACAAGGAATGGAAGATGAACAAAATGTCTACTTTGCGGATCATGTATTTTTAGAACCGTTGTTAGATGATTGGTGTCCGCGACAAGGGCCAATTAGGCATTTTATGGAATTAGTTTGTGTTGGTTTatccaaaaatcattttttaacggCAACCGAAAAACGTGCACACATTGAttggtttaaaagttattttagtgagaaaattgatttattgaaaGAAGTTGGAGCTGTTCCTATAGATCATACAATGCAACCGGAACAAAGtgcttaa
- the LOC123300389 gene encoding UV excision repair protein RAD23 homolog B, with product MLITLKNLQQQTFTVEIEPSKTVKELKEKIENEKGKEYPAENQRLIYAGKILSDENVLTEYNIDEKKFIVVMVTKPKAQTSPEQESGDGNNTSATTGSTAAAATPATNPASEAAPTATVTSQPLSVNASSTEEPSLTSAENALIMGDDYVSMVQNIMDMGYERDQVERALRASFNNPDRAVEYLLTGIPDSLYGDADAEDDPTAQVDMAGVNAGEESAEDPLAFLRSQPQFTQMRAVLQRNPALLNAVLQQIGQTNPALLRLISRHQDAFVRMLNEPMTGESTPGSATGAPTTPLLGSTPSAASGGTPDPALGQGVIQISPQDKEAIERLKALGFPEAMVIQAYFACEKNENMAANFLLSHNFDD from the exons atgcttaTTACATTAAAGAATTTACAACAACAGACTTTTACCGTTGAGATCGAACCATCAAAAACg gtaaaagaattaaaagagaaaatagaaaatgaaaaaggcAAAGAATACCCTGCAGAAAACCAAAGGCTTATATATGCAG gtaaaattttatcaGATGAAAATGTTCTAACAGAATATAATATCgatgaaaagaaatttattgtGGTTATGGTTACTAAACCAAAAGCACAAACTAGTCCTGAACAAGAGAGTGGAGATGGTAATAATACGTCGGCAACAACCGGTTCTACGGCAGCGGCAGCCACACC TGCCACAAATCCAGCTAGTGAAGCAGCGCCTACAGCTACAGTCACAAGTCAACCCTTAAGTGTGAATGCATCTAGCACTGAAGAACCAAGTTTAACAAGTGCTGAGAATGCATTAATTATGGGTGATGATTACGTATCAATGGTTCAAAATATAATGGATATGGGATATGAGCGGGATCAAGTAGAGCGTGCATTAAGAGCTAGTTTTAATAACCCAGATAGAGCTGTAGAATATTTACTAACAGGTATACCTGATTCGTTATATGGTGATGCTGATGCAGAAGATGATCCTACGGCACAAGTTGATATGGCCGGAGTCAATGCTGGTGAag aATCTGCAGAAGATCCATTGGCCTTTTTACGATCACAGCCACAATTTACACAAATGAGAGCGGTCTTACAGCGAAATCCAGCATTATTAAATGCAGTTTTACAACAAATAGGACAAACAAATCCAGCATTATTGCGACTAATTTCACGTCATCAAGATGCCTTTGTTAGAATGCTAAATGAACCAATGACAGGAGAATCAACACCTGGCAGTGCAACAGGTGCACCCACAACACCCTTATTAGGCTCAACACCATCAGCTGCGTCTGGTGGGACTCCAGATCCAGCTTTAGGTCAAGGAGTTATTCAAATATCTCCGCAAGATAAAGAAGCTATTGAAAGG TTAAAAGCTTTAGGCTTTCCAGAAGCTATGGTAATTCAAGCGTATTTTGCctgtgaaaaaaatgaaaatatggcTGCAAATTTCTTACTATCACATAATTTTGATGATTGA
- the LOC123291618 gene encoding sushi, von Willebrand factor type A, EGF and pentraxin domain-containing protein 1-like, with amino-acid sequence MNDLMFPSIQCPIIQAPENGYFVKQSDCNNIVHNACNVRCKIGYTLDGPKTRICQINGTWSGPKQLCKVKACSLLKSPENGRITCIDEENRIVDLSKITDNVLPIDTICRIQCDEGFFPVGPKVRNCLPNLKWSGSDTYCKHITPPNIKCPKDVNGVTLPGKKYGFVHWNTETDITDNSNLNIIFWTKPVINDIETFKFKIGKTVITYLAMDAFKNKATCNFTVEIKDIEPPVIENCIDPVPFLVDNDKIDIIWEEPKIYDNSQQIVKVEKNFTGQFSFGVTPVKYVATDLANNTNECVLNITVDKSTCEPISDPVYGKSICDNVPDGVQCVITCEEGYAYNIIDDDDINVKSNSNNDSAIILCNNTNPIWYLNEIPDCSVTEIPNEILQRGTLDFDIDEDSNDNYAHELPTNLTILRRKRDSQNMNKRRSRIQIQFVINGKIKTKSTSKVKHITFNKFNKIQERLSDVEIFMKNNQTLSNSLLNQTKYYIDLKLDRVFAICNNGSVSRRNKCDL; translated from the exons atgaatgatttGATGTTtccaa GTATCCAGTGTCCAATTATACAAGCGCCAGAAAACGGATACTTTGTCAAACAATCAGATTGTAATAACATTGTGCATAACGCTTGTAATGTTCGATGTAAGATTGGATATACTTTAGACGGACCCAAAACACGAATATGTCAAATAAATGGTACCTGGTCAGGACCAAAACAATTATGCAAAG TGAAAGCATGTTCATTACTGAAATCTCCTGAAAATGGTAGAATCACTTGTATCGATGAAGAGAATAGAATTGTTGATCTGTCAAAAATAACCGATAATGTTTTGCCGATTGATACAATTTGCAGAATTCAATGTGACGAAGGTTTTTTTCCTGTTGGTCCAAAAGTAAGAAATTGTCttccaaatttaaaatggaGTGGGTCAGATACATATTGTAAGC ACATAACACCTCCAAATATAAAATGCCCAAAAGATGTAAATGGAGTTACATTACCCGGGAAAAAATATGGGTTTGTTCATTGGAATACCGAGACAGATATTACAG ataattcaaatttaaatattatattttggacaaaacCAGTGATTAATGATattgaaacttttaaatttaaaattggaaagACTGTCATTACATATCTTGCAATGGATgcgtttaaaaataaagcaacTTGCAATTTTACTGTTGAAATTAAAG aTATCGAGCCACCAGTTATAGAAAACTGTATAGATCCTGTACCGTTTCTTGTTGATAACgataaaatagatattatttggGAGGAACCAAAAATTTACGATAATTCTCAACAAATAGTTAAg gttgaaaaaaattttaccggaCAGTTTTCTTTTGGAGTGACCCCTGTGAAATATGTTGCAACTGATTTGGCAAACAACACAAACGAATGTGTATTAAATATAACAGTGGATA AATCAACGTGTGAACCAATTTCCGATCCAGTTTATGGGAAGAGCATTTGCGATAATGTTCCAGATGGTGTCCAATGTGTAATTACTTGTGAAGAGGGTTATGcgtataatattattgatgatGACGATATCAATGTTAAATCGAATAGTAATAACGATTCcgcaattattttatgtaataacacAAATCCAATTTGGTACTTAAATGAAATACCAGATTGTTCag TTACGGAAATTCCTAACGAAATACTCCAGCGTGGAACATTGGATTTCGATATCGACGAGGATT CGAATGATAACTATGCTCATGAACTTCcaacaaatttaacaattttgcgGCGCAAACGGGATAGCCAGAATATGAATAAACGTCGATCTCGTATTCAAATACAGTTTGTAATTAACGGTAAAATTAAAACCAAGAGTACGTCGAAAGTTAAACATATAAcattcaataaattcaataaaatacaagAACGTTTAAGTGATGtagaaattttcatgaaaaataatcaaACGCTATCGAATTCATTGTTAAatcaaactaaatattatattgatttgaaattggaTCGAGTTTTTGCAATATGTAATAATGGTTCTGTTAGTAGAAGAAATAAATGTG atttataa